In Acidobacteriota bacterium, the sequence TGTACTGCGATGAATCGTCGCAAGTTTTTTCATAAGTATCTACCGTCCGCTATCGAGGCGGCTCCGCTGGCCCTGTGCAGGACATTGGATGTTGGCAGATGGTGAAGGATTCGAGAGTTGAATCAGTCTGCCTGAAGCCGAAAGCTGGCGCCGCGAATCAGACAGGATATCAAGATCAAAGGTGGAGGGGCCGCAATTACCTGGCCTCTTCGTGCCAATGGGTTTTCATCCAATAGGCGCGTCGTGTTTCCTCTTCTTCCCAACTGAGCGGTCCGGGAAAGTTGGCAACATCCCAGCCCGTAACCAGCGCTGAGGTATTAGGATTTGTTATCTGATGCTCGTCACCGGGTGGCAGCAAGGGGGACTTGTCCGCGTCACGCTCGATACGGTGTTGTGGAAAGTTCTGATAGAAGACGGTCATCACGCGAACACGGCCCAGCCGGAATACGCGCTGGACTTTATCGAGATGCTCCTTCGGGAGCCGCGCGGTTAGAGAATCGCTGGTGGATGGTGGAGTTGCCATAGTGAATGTGTCGGGCGGAAAGCTAGTGGCGACCCGATCGAGAAACCCGGTGCGCTCCGCTTCACTCAACTCGACAAAGGGTCTTTCGTAATACTCCATCGCGGCGGCGTTGAAGACATTTAGATCATCGGCGGGTATGCCAGTCAATCCCTTCATCACTTCATCGGTGATGCCATGGGCTTCCAAACGGAGATAGCCGGCGTAGCCGCTCGCGGTAGGAATGAGAGTATCACCGAAAGCAGAAAATAATTGTTTGCGGTCAACGCCGGGGACTGCGCTGTAGTCAACCGCCGGCCTCGCCAGCGCGGTTGCCGCGACTCCCGGCAGAACAACGCTTGCGCCCAAGGCTCCTGCGCCGGTCTCCTTCAGGAATGTTCGTCTGGATATCGACTTGGAATCCATGATCCGCCTTTCTCGTAAGACCGAATTCAACCAGCCGGAAACGAAGTCAATCTATGCTCCGGCGCCTCGTGAAAAGTGTGTTGCTACGATACGTCGCGCTCCGTATGCGCCCATGATGGCGGCGAATAGTCCTGAGTTCACCGACGCGCGGGGATAGGAACTGGCGTCCACCACGAACAAACCCTTTACCTCATGCGACTCGAAATCACCATTGATGACCGAGTTGCGGCGGTCGCTGCCTGCCCGGCAGGTTCCGTTGGTGTGTCCGCCACCACGACCCGCGAATGAAGCGGGGAAGCGTGGAGAATACTTCGCGCCCATCTTCTTGGCCAGCTCGATAACCACCTGCTTGGCCTCTTGCATTCTTTTGTCAATGTACGGATCGCCGGGATAACTCTGGGCTCCGGTGCGCAGGTTCACGCGTCCCTTCACGTGTAGCGGCGCACGATTGAAGAGTATGGAGATTGCACCCAGCCGGGTCACGGCCGTGCGCATGAAATCCATGTGCGCCTTGCCGAAGGCCGGAGCAAACTCGCTCAAGGCGGAGATATGCGGGTAATTGATGTAGCTGAGTTCCGCAGTAGAGATGCGCACGAAGCCAGTGCCATCGGTGTAATTGGGGTCGCTCAGAAAGAAGCCTAAGCTCGAATTGGTGCCGCGACCAGGCTCTTTGATGGGTTCGGGGAAATAGAGCGGGATGCGGTAGCTGGTGTCGCCATCCAGATTGCGGCCCACATTGTCGTTCTCGACGATCACGTTATCACCCAACTCATCCTTGGGGCCGTAGCCGGAGCGCGCCAGCAGAAGAGGGCTGCCCCAGGTCCCGCAGGAGACGATCACTTTTTCTGCGCGCGCTTCCTCAATCACGCCATTCTTTTCGTAAACCACTCCCTTCACCACGCCGCCCGCTCCCTGCTTTTCGATGATGACTTTCTTTACCTCGGCTTTGTCGATCAGCTCCACGCCGTTGGCCTCGGCGGTGGGAAGATACCAGAGCGAAGTAGCCTTGGCGTCGTACTTGCAGCCGTGGCTATCATTGTGAAAACCGCAGTAGATGCAATTCTTGCGCGTGGTGAGCACTGGAACGATTCGGTGCCCCATGGCCTGAGCGCCCTCGCGGAACATGCGCTCACCGCGCGTGTAGGCTTCCTCCGGATCTGCCTCCACGTGGAAGTTGCGCGTGATGTCCTCCACCGCATCCTTCATGTGGTCGCGCGACCAGTTGATGCCCATCGACGACCAGTTGGAGTAGTCCTCCGGGAAGGGCAGATGAACGTGGCAACCCCAGTGCAACGAGCAGCCGCCCACGGCTTTCAACCCAAACTGCCAAGGCCACTCTTCGAGCATGCCAAACTCTTCCCACAGAATTTGCGGGATCATCTTGCGATTCAGCGGATCGCCATACCCGGCGCGGGCCTTGCCCTTCAGCACATGCGGGCCAGCCTCGATCATGGCCACGCGCAGTTTGTCGCCGGTGCGGGGATGGATGCCCTGCTCGGCGATGCGCGCGGCGGCGATGATACCGGCCATACCTGCGCCTACTACAATCAGATCAAATTCACGCGTAGCGGCCATCGGGTCTCTCCATTGTGACCAACCCAGTGTGGGTGTTCACAGCTTTTCTCCGGAGTCATTCAGCAAATGGGTCTAGGCTATCGCGGGCAGGGAGGGAAGTCAAGATTGGGTCTGGACGGAAGGGTCAGTCAACGGTCAGCATTTTCCGGAAGTTTTTCCGATGTGCGTTTTAACCGCCTGCTCGATACGCTCATGAAGAGATTGCGGTACTTCGTAGGCATCGCAACCACGGTATATTTGAACCGTCTTGCGAGTCGAGTCGATGATGATGTGGCAGTTGGGACAGCGCCGCATGTGCGTCTCAATCTCGACGCGAAGCTCGGCGTCCAGTTCATTATCCAGATAGCTGGACAGTTCTGTCAGCAGTTTCTTGCAGGTGCTCATGCGGATTTACCTCGTTCAAAATACTTGTTCAGCTTCTCCCGCAAATGCAGACGGGCGCGCAGCAGACGCGACTTCACGGCAGGAATGGAAATCTCCAGCAGGCGAGCGGTCTCCTCGGTGGATATCTGTTCCAAGTCGCGCAGCACCAGCACGGTGCGGAATGCCTCCGGCATGGACTTTAATTCCTGGTCCAGAATTTCCCGCACCTCCTGCTGGGCAAACTTCGATTCTGGATTATCCTCCCATTGACCGATCTCGCGAGGAATCAACCCGTCATCCGATTCGATCGGTTCGTCCAGCGAAATGGTGAACGGCGTGTGGCGGCGCTTGCGCAGCTTCATCAACGACTCGTTGACAGCGATGCGCACCAGCCAGGTAGAAAACTGCGCGCCTTCCTGGAACTGGTCGAGTTTCGTGTAAGCCTTTAGGAACGCTTCTTGCAAGGCATCCTCGGCATCTTCACGATTCCCAATTATGTGTTGAGTGAGGCGGAATACCTTGCGCTCATGGCGCGAGACCAGTTCGCTGAACGAAGCGACATCACCTTCCTTGGCGCGATGCACCAAGTCGAGGTCGAGCGACTTGAATAGTGGATTTGGCGGTGCTATGTCAGGCGCTGCCATCTGCTCACCGTTGTCTCACACACGCATCTCGCTTGCCACGCTAAAGACCCGCTATCTGTATAGTGCCTCAGATGGCTGCACCCATCAACCATGCGATGACTCCAATGAAGCCCCCGACGGCCAGCATGCGCAGAAAACTGATCTCCAGCCATTGCATTGCGGCCAGCGAAATGGCAAACCAGGCCACGCCAAACCATTCGCCAAAGGGAACCTTAGCCAATGACCAGAAGGAGCCGAGCACCGCGCCCACTGCCGCTGGATTGACTGCGCCAAGCGCTGCTTGCCAGTAGGGCGACTTCTTCCTGTTTCTGAGGAACACGGCAGCCAGGATGATGAGAAAAAACGAGGGAAGAAAGATGGCGGCGGTGGCCACAAAGGCTCCGGCCAATCCCGCTACTTTGTAGCCGATGAAGGTGGCGGTAATGACCACCGGCCCCGGTGTGATCTGGCCCAGGGCCAGGCCATCGAGGAATTCGCGGTGCGTCAGCCAGCCGAGCCGGGTTACCACTTCCTTCTCGATGAATGGGACAATCACCAGCCCCCCGCCGAAGATCAGTGTGCCCACTTTCAGGAAGAACCAGCCGAGCTGGCCAAGCAGTGAGAGCGGCAGCAAGATCATCAAAGAGTTGCCGCCAGAGCATCGTTTACGCAATGTCTCGGATGAGAGGATGCCGACGATGGCTGACACCATAAAGATCAGCGGAAGGTTAATCGAGAAAGCGCCTACTGCAATGGCGCAAGCCAGGAGAAGGCCGCGCTGGACCCAACTTGTGGCGGACTGCTGCCCCAGTTTGTAGCAGGTGAGCAGGATCATCGCCAGTACGACCGGGGTGATGCCCAGGAAAACTCCGGCAACGGCAGGCAGTGTGCCGTAGCGAAAGTAGAGGGCGGTCAATCCCAGCAACAGGAGAAATGCTGGAAGGATAAATGCCGCGCCAGTGATGGATGCGCCGCGCAAGCCGCGCAGGTGGTAGCCCAGATAAATGGCGAGCTTGGTGGAAAGTGGTCCGGGAAGAATCTGAGATAGCGTCAACCCCTCTGCGAAGGCCGCGGATGAAACCCAGCGACGCTTTTCGACTATTTCCTGCTGCATCAGCGCCACATGGGCCAGCGGCCCGCCGAATCCCAAGCACCCCATTTTCAGGAATGTCTTGCCGATCTCCGCGTTCGATGCGGCACCGGAAGCATAAGCGCCGGACTTATCCTGCTTCATAATCAACCATTGTATCTGAGTGGGCTGTCATGCGAATGGAAGGGAATCCCAAGGGAGCGACGTTCCCCTGTGAAGATGGAGCCGAACACGGACTTCAAATGAATTGGCTTAGAACGAGACGCCGATTCCGCGCTTTGTTTTCTTGCCCACTGTAACGGCAAGATTGCGTGTAACACGGGTACTTACTATCGACTTATGAAGGGTGGTTCCATCACGCGAGGTGTGGAGCTCCACTTGCAACGGTTCATTCGTGTCGGGATCATTTTCGAGAATGAAAAAGCCGCCGCGGACAGAAAGATTTTCGAGGCAAGTGACTTCTTCAAAGGTGGTTCCGTCGGGACGGGTGCCGACTACGCGGACGGGGATCTCCAATTGCTGGCGCCGCCCGAGCCGCCGCTCAATCATCTCCTGCGGTTCATTCTGCTGCCCCGCGGCGAGATCAATTTCCAGCCCTTCCCAGCTTGCCATCGAATTAGGAAATATCTTGCGTGTCTCGCCCAGGATCGAGTCTACGAACACATCGTTGTGATCAGGATCATGATGGAAAAGTATGAATTGTTTGACGTTGGTTTCCTTCGCAATGTTTACTCCCTCGCGCCAGGTCGAATGTCCCCATCCCCGTTTAAAGTTGGAATATTCCAGAGGTGTGTACTGAGAATCATAGATAAAGAGGTCTGCTCCCTGCGCGAGCAGCCGAACATTGCGGTCATGCTCGGGCGAGCCTGGCTCATTGTCCGTGGCATAGGTTACGACATGCCCTTCGTATTCGATCCGAAACCCCAGGCATCCTTGCGGATGATTGAGTGGAAGTGCTGTTACTTTCATGCCATCCAATTCCACCGGGTTCGCATCCAGCTCCCTGAAATTTCTGCGAGCTTTCATGATATTCATGTTGACAGGGAAATAGGGGTCGGACATCTGGCCTTCGATGACGTTCTGAACGCTTCCAGCGTGGGAAATGAACGAATAGAAGTGAAAGTTGTTTTCCGGATTGTAAAGCGGTTCAAAGAACGTAATGCCCTGAATGTGGTCCCAGTGGTAATGGGACAAAAAAATGTGGGCCTGAATACTCTTGTGGCCATACTCGTTCAGTAACTGCTTCCCCAGCAGACGGAAGCCGGTGCCGCAATCAAAGACAAAAAGCCTGTCATCCGGCGTGCGGATTTCAATGCAGGGCGTGTTGCCGCCGTAGCGCAGGTTTTCCAGCGCCGGCGTGGGTGTGGAGCCACGTACTCCCCAAAAGCGCACCTTCATTTTTGTAAACCCTTCTCATTCCATCCGTTGCGGGCCGCAGTTGCGGAAAGTTCTTCGGCCGTATTCGCCACCATAGTCGCCACATGCTGCGCTCAATCCAGGAGGGGGGCCTGGGTGCGACCGTCAAAAAATTAGCACATCCCGCAATCGACTGCCAAGCGTAAAACCCGTGCAGGGGGTTCCTTTCCCGATGCAGCATCGGGCTTTGCGCAAGGCCAGCGCTGGGGCCAGCGCACGATAATGAGCGCATAAACCATGAGCGCAAAAACTATGTTAGTCTTAATCGCGGGCTAGCCGGGTGACGGTTATCGCAATGAATTCCGGCCATTCAAGTTTGCGATTCAATACTTATAAGGACAATCAGCTTGCCAGGCACCATGCCAGGAACGGTTCCTCCCACAATTATCTTGTTCGCGCACGGGTCATCCGTGGCGGAGGCAAACGAAGCGGTCGAGCGTGTGGCTACGGAGCTGTCCGCCCGCTCGCGCTGTCCGGCCATCGCGGCGTTTCTGGAGAAGGCCCATCCCGATTTGGCCAGCGCCATTGCCCGAGCGGTGGGGTGCGGCGCGTTTCGCGTTATCATAGTTCCTTACTTTCTCACCATGGGTATCCACATCAGTAAGGATTTGCCGGAGCTAGCGCGTCAGCAGCAAGCCCTGTTCCCAGGCTTGGATGTAAAAATCGCTTTGCCAATGGAAGGTCATCCGCTGCTGCTGGAAGCCCTGTTGGATCGGATGACCGCCGCTGCCGACGCGCCGGAGGATATCCCGGAGAATTCCGGGAGCACCTGGAAATCCGCACTATAGCTAGCAGGAATCTTATGCACCGCTCACTTTCAACCTATCTGTTCCGGCACAATTTGCTGGGTGCACGCTTGCTCGATGAAATAGTCAGTGCTGGATTTCAGAAAATTGAAATCTACGGCGACCGCGGACACTTCGATTACACCAATCCCAGTCAACTCCGCGAGATCGGGCAGTGGACCGCCAATTCAGTCGGCAAGTTGCATGCTTTGCATGCGCCTGTATCTCGCGATCCGCGCGGCGCGTCTCCGCACTCTATGGTTTCCATCGCGTTTCTTGACCGTCAGCGCCGGCAGGACTCCATGGACGAAATCAAGCGAGCATTGGAAACGGCGGAGCTGGCACCCTTTCGCTATTTGATTGTCCACCTTGGTGTAGAGGGCGAGGAGTTCGATCTGCGGAAGTTTGATGCCGCGCTCACCAGCCTGGAGCACCTCTGTTTGTTCGCCCGGCAGCGCGGTGTCGAGATTCTGCTCGAAAACATCGCCAATGAAATATCCACTCCACGAAGGCTGATTCAGTTCTTCACGCATACACACCTGCGAAACATAAAAGTGTGCCTCGACACGGGCCACGCCCATCTCGATGGGAGCGTTACGGAGGCCATCGAAGTGCTTGGCAAAGCCATCGCATCCGCGCATCTAAGCGATAACAACGGGATGATCGACGATCATCAGTTTCCTCCGCTGGGTGTGATCTCCTGGAGCCCGGTTCTGCGCGCTTTGGCGCAGGCGGCACCTGAAGCGGTTTGGACCATCGAGGCGCGCTCGCTGGCCTCGGCAGTCGCCCCGCTCGATCAGGCTCGTGCTTCCTGCGACCAGCTGGAGCGTATATTTGAGGAGAGCCATAAGGAAGCAGACCAAGGAGATCAGCAATGAGCGGATCGGACGCCCCCCGGCCATTTCAGGTTGCCGTGGCGATTGAGAATATTGCGCGCTGGGATGGGCAGGAAATAACGCTCTGCGGCTGGCTCTACAATCTTCGTGCCGCGGGCAACAAACTTCTGTTCCCCATCTTTCGCGACGGCACCGGATTGATCCAGGGTGTGGTCGCCAAGAACGCGGTCGAGCCGGAAGTGTTTGAGGCCGCACGCAATCTTACGCAGGAGTCCTCCGTCATTGTGCGCGGCAAGGTCCGCGCGGATCAGCGCGCGCCCGGCGGCTTTGAGTTGGACGTGATTCACGTCGAGGTCGTGCAGGCGGTCTCCCCGGACGATCCGTTTCCCATCACACCGAAGGATCACGGCGTTGATTTTCTGATGCAGCATCGTCATCTCTGGCTCCGCTCGCAGCGCCAGAACGCCATCCTGCGCATCCGCGCCGAGATCGCCAAGGCTTGCCGCGATTGTCTCGATCAGGAAGGCTACCTGCTGATGGATGCGCCCATCCTGACGCCGGCGGCCTGCGAAGGCACCACGACACTTTTTGAAACGGACTACTTTGAAGAGAAGGCCTATCTCACGCAGTCGGGCCAGCTCTACAGCGAAGCCGCCGCCGCCGCGTTCGGAAAAATCTATTGCTTCGGCCCCACATTCCGCGCCGAAAAATCGAAGACGCGCCGCCACCTCACCGAGTTCTGGATGGTCGAGCCCGAGGCCGCCTTCGCCACGCTCGACGACATGATGGACTTGGCCGAGCGCTTCCTGGCCTTCATCGTGAAGCGCGTCCTCGACAATCGAAAGCACGAGCTGAAAGTGTTGGAGCGCGATGTCGCCAAGCTGGAGATAATCGTTCCACCCTTCCCGCGCATCACCTACGATGCGGCCATCGAAGTGCTGAAGCGCAAGGGCAGCGAGATTCAGTGGGGCGGGGATTTCGGCGGAACCGATGAAACGCTGATCAGCGAGGATTTCACCAAACCGGTGATGGTCCACCGCTATCCGTCAGCGATTAAGGCGTTCTATATGGAGCCGGACCCGCTGCGGCCCGAGCTGGCGCTAGGCGTGGACGTGCTGGCGCCGGAGGGCTACGGTGAGATCATCGGCGGCAGCCAGCGTATCTCGAGCTACGATCTGCTGCTCAGCCGCATCAAGGAACACAACCTGTCTCAGGAAGCCTTCGGCTGGTATCTCGACCTGCGTAAGTATGGCGCCGTCCCCCACGCCGGATTCGGCTTGGGCCTGGAGCGCGCCGTCGCCTGGATTTGCGGTCTCGAACACGTCCGCGAGACCATCGCCTTTCCGCGCACGCTGAATCGCTTGAGGCCGTAAGAGGGGGCGCAAGTTGCGGCTGGCAAGACAGATTGTAGGTTCAATTTTCGTCGGTGCCCCCGCAGGTTTCATACTTGCATTTCTATCCACCCCGCTACTGTGGAAGCTGGAAGAGTTGCTTTCAGTGGAACTGGCTGGGCACTCAGGGCCGTCGGAATGGATATTGTGGACCAGCGCAACGCTACTGTCCGCGATGATGTTTGTCTATTTCAGGCGCCGCCGAGAGAAGTAGATAGTGGGATTGAGATAAACTCTCTTCACGCAATGAAGGCTGGGCACAGTGATCATGCTGCACCCAGCCTTCAGATTTTCCCCAGTGAAACCCTGTTAAAACATCTCCGGGAAGTGGAACGATAGCACGGCGTTCAGCCGTTTGTCGCTGGCGATGATGGTTTTGTTCTTCACGTCAAGAGCGATGCCGCGCGGCATGCGGAACACGCCATGTGGTCCACCCACGGTCCAGCGCGGCGGAACATCGCCTTCATCGTTCACGCTCCAGATTCCGAGGAATGCTTCGTCGGAGGCCAGCGCGCCGGGGCCGCGCACGGTGGCCAGTATCCAACCCTTCGGGGCGTAAACGGCGATGGGTCCGCCGAGCCGGCTAAACATGCTGTTCTTGCCGCCAATGATGCGCAGCGGCTTGGCATTGCCAGCGGCCTTGCGGTCAAAGATGCGGAATCGCAGGCCATCCTTATCCCCGATTCCAGCGGCGATCATCAAATTATGCACGTTGTCGATGGCAATGGCTTCGGCGCCGAGGGTGGTGTCCGGCCCCTCAATCGCGCGCAGCGGAGCTACATCGCCATTCGCGCTGGCGCGATAGACCGTGATGCGCTTAACCGTATCCATGGGCACGAAAAACTCATCGTTGACAATGTCCAGCGCGAGGCGGTCCGGCTCGACTAGTTGCGTCCGGGGTCCCTGAATAACGCGGATGGGAGCTTCCTCCGCATTGGACCCGCCGCGGAACGTCAGCAGTGCCTGAGCGAATGGCTGCGGCACGGTAAATTCGTCGCGCCGATCGTTGTAAACGATGGAGTGCATGGTGCGGCCAAGCAGGGTCTTCTGGCCTTCGAGCTTGCGAGTCGCTTTTGTGTTCATGTTCGCCAACCTGGGGAACGTCGCAATCTGCGGATGCGCCACTCAGTTGGGAACCAGAATCTCTTCGCGTTTGGTGTCGTAGGCGACAGGATGCGGATTGCCGATGCCCAGCGACGGCTCATCCATCGGGCCGCTGCGGATCATGCGCAGCGGCGCGGTGTCCCCCGCCGCGCCGATGGGATACACGGTCGCCGCGTGGTTGCCGAAGTTGGCGACCCACAGTTCGTTGTTCTTTTGATCCAGCCACAGCCCTGTGGGATTCTTGATCATCGTCTTCGGGCCGGTCAGCACGCGCTTCGGCGCGACATCGCCCGAGTCGGTATTATTGAAAACCAGGATCGAGTTGCCCATGTCGTTGGCGACATAGATCTCGCCCTTGGCGTCATCGGAGGCCAATCCCGTGGGCCAGTTCATCTGCGTCTTCGGTCCCTGGATCACGCGCAACGGCGGGGTGTCGCCGCTGGCCTTCAGTGGATAGATGGTGATCGATGGCGGAAGGGATTTTCCTGATCCCGCGGCCTGCGCGCCCACCGGCCAGTTCTTCTTCGCCGCCGCCGCATCGGTGGCCAGCCCGCCGATATAGGTAACCGACGCCGCACCGCCCACTTCCTTCTGGTGGAAGCTGCCGTGATTGCTGACAAACATCAAGTTGTTCTTTACGTCAATGGCCAGTCCGTGCGGATCGGCGAGTTGCGTTTTGTCACCCTGCAGCAGCCGAATGGGCGACTCTTCGCCAGTCGCGTATTTCTTGAAGACGGTTACGGTGTTGTCATGCTGCGTGCTCAGGTACATCTCTTCGGCGGCTTCGTCCACCGCGACGCCGAAGGTTCCGTGTGGTGTGCGCAACTCGCGGTCCGCCGGGACGTTGCCCTTGGCCTGGCGCGAGAAGATGACCAGCGTGTCCACTGTATCGTTGTTGACCGCGTAGATGTCGCCATTCTTCGGGTCGATATACAACCCGCACTGAAACTCGATCTTGGTTTTTTCGCCGGAGAGGATGCGCTTCGGCTCCGTCATCTTCGCATTCGGCGGTGTGTTGGCGAGCCGGTCGTAGACGAGGATCTGGAAGAGGTTCTCATCGGTCATCACCACTTCGTTGTTGACGGGGTCCACGGCCACGGCGCTGTAGGCGGCGTAAGGGTCTTTGATCATGCGCACGGGTTTCAAGTCGCCGCGATTGATCGCCTGGCGCGCGGTAACCGCTGCACTGCGCGCTTCCTGTCGCTGCTGCAACATGGCCACGAGCGTGTCTTCACTGCTGGCCGGTTGCCACTCGCACATCGGCGCCCCGTTTTCAGCGAGAGGGGCCGCTAGGGTATCGGGGAGCGGAGTCGCCTTTACCAGCCGCGCCTGCCCGCTTGGCGCATGTCCCGCCATCAGCGATGAATGCGCCAGTTGACCGGACTCGGACGGGCCGGTCCAAAGTATTGCAATTGCCAGGACTGCGATTCCCCCAGCGAGTGGAAGAATCTTTCTGAGTCGGCTGTTGGTTCCTTTATAGCTCATACGGGATGACCCCCATGAAAATAACGAAGTAAGAAACGCATCTCTGAAAGCCATGCTTTCTCCCAACATTGTCGCCGTTCGAGGCTGCGCGCGTCAATTGTGAAGTTGGAGTGAACTTAATATGAAGTCCTCGTGAACTCGATTGTCGTGAAGGGCGGAGACGGCAAAAGAGGGCCTCCCCAGGGGAGGAGTTCATGGCATTATGGAGATTACTTTTTCATACTTGCCTGCAGCCCAGGAGGACTTCCATGCCGACCAAACAAGAATTACTGGCCACGACCATCGAACATGTGGACATCACGCAGCACAACGTAATTCCACTGGTGGAGGCGATGAGCAAGATGTCTTACTCGTCGCGCGATCTGGCCCGCGCCGCCAGCATCTACGACCGCATGTTGCGCGATCAGAACTGCGCGGTGATCCTGTGCCTGGCCGGCTCGCTCATCAACGCGGGACTCAAGAAAGTCTTCGTTGAGATGATCCGCAACAACATGGTGGACGCCATTGTCTCCACGGGCGCCAACATAGTTGATCAGGATTTCTTCGAGGCGCTCGGCTTCCGCCACTACGTCGCCGACGAGCGGCTGAAGGCGGGCACGGAGGACACCATGCTGCTCGATCACGGCATCGATCGTATCTATGACACGCTAATCGACGAGGAAGAGTTGCGCATCTGCGACGACACCACGAAGCAGATTGCCGACGCGCTCGAGCCGCGCGCCTACTCTTCGCGCGAGTTCATCATCGAGATGGGTGCGTACCTGGAGAAGCACGGTTGCAAGACTCCTGACAGCATTGTTTACGAAGCCTATAAAAAGCAGGTGCCGATCTTCTGCCCCGCGTTCAGCGATTGCTCGGCGGGCTTCGGGCTGGTGGCGCATCAGGCCGAGCGCGGCGACCGCCCGCGCGTTTCCATCGACAGTGTGAAGGACTTCC encodes:
- a CDS encoding deoxyhypusine synthase; the encoded protein is MPTKQELLATTIEHVDITQHNVIPLVEAMSKMSYSSRDLARAASIYDRMLRDQNCAVILCLAGSLINAGLKKVFVEMIRNNMVDAIVSTGANIVDQDFFEALGFRHYVADERLKAGTEDTMLLDHGIDRIYDTLIDEEELRICDDTTKQIADALEPRAYSSREFIIEMGAYLEKHGCKTPDSIVYEAYKKQVPIFCPAFSDCSAGFGLVAHQAERGDRPRVSIDSVKDFLEITRFKISQKETGLFMIGGGVPKNFAQDITVAADILGAEATMHKYAVQITVADVRDGALSGSTLKEANSWGKVDTAFEQMVYCEATIATPLIVGYAYHKGGWRSRAARQGNQILEAVPTR